Proteins from one Deltaproteobacteria bacterium genomic window:
- a CDS encoding DUF1232 domain-containing protein: MEPELTDEERKKALDLASKLADDFNAERSERFASKHRDKKWYDDFTLLLNMIRDREFKINPGTWAILAGALAYVVMPVDVIPDFIPGLGWIDDTFVLAMVISTIESELRDYKAWRNHSQEER; encoded by the coding sequence ATGGAACCTGAATTGACGGATGAGGAACGCAAAAAAGCTTTGGATTTGGCCAGCAAGTTGGCCGACGATTTCAATGCAGAAAGAAGCGAACGGTTCGCATCCAAGCACCGTGACAAGAAATGGTATGATGACTTCACGCTTCTTTTGAACATGATCAGGGACAGGGAGTTTAAGATCAATCCCGGGACCTGGGCCATTCTGGCCGGAGCCCTGGCCTATGTGGTCATGCCTGTGGATGTCATCCCCGACTTCATCCCTGGCCTCGGCTGGATCGATGACACTTTTGTCCTGGCCATGGTCATATCCACCATCGAAAGCGAACTTCGAGATTACAAGGCCTGGAGGAATCACAGTCAGGAGGAAAGATGA